In the genome of Ptychodera flava strain L36383 chromosome 13, AS_Pfla_20210202, whole genome shotgun sequence, one region contains:
- the LOC139148576 gene encoding sodium/calcium exchanger regulatory protein 1-like produces MSQLTGKWKHDRSENLEELLAAMDVGMVMRKLAGSTSPTVDIAVADDGTWTIKAATAVKTMTSTFKLGEPFEESGPDGKKRKVASLENDVLTVKVVDDPAGAVVIREVVDGQMIMTMTKGSVTAKRIFNRA; encoded by the coding sequence ATGTCTCAGTTAACCGGCAAATGGAAGCACGACCGCAGCGAGAATTTGGAGGAGCTCTTGGCGGCCATGGATGTTGGCATGGTGATGAGGAAACTCGCCGGATCCACGTCGCCGACCGTTGACATTGCGGTAGCTGACGACGGTACCTGGACCATTAAAGCCGCCACCGCTGTAAAGACCATGACGAGCACGTTTAAGCTTGGCGAACCGTTCGAAGAGAGCGGTCCCGATGGCAAAAAGAGGAAAGTCGCGTCCTTGGAAAACGACGTGCTGACGGTGAAGGTTGTCGATGATCCTGCTGGTGCTGTCGTCATTCGTGAAGTGGTGGACGGACAGATGATCATGACCATGACGAAAGGAAGTGTCACTGCGAAGCGAATTTTCAACCGGGCATAA